A genomic region of Thunnus maccoyii chromosome 13, fThuMac1.1, whole genome shotgun sequence contains the following coding sequences:
- the LOC121910532 gene encoding olfactory receptor 1M1-like: MSFLRTVLNNSVIIHPPGFYIIGFQSFPYISVYIIFLAFVYVVTLVFNSLLIYIIACDRCLHTPKCLAVVNLAVTDIFLNTSTIPSMIKTFLFKDNFIPFNLCLLQMYVYYAFASLESYALAVLAYDRLIAICLPMHQNLFNTLRIMSCIIGLTWVYNLVRVAYSTAIMTRLSFCNSVRVFSYFCDYAPVFRLACNDYTMQWSMASTSSMINLMGPFTFILLSYASILVTVFRMKSVSSRMKALATCIEHIILVAVFFIPIFSIFLMGLYVRSIDPDQRVLSLSLASCIPPCINPIVYSLKTKEIKIRALALVHRMKTSP; this comes from the coding sequence ATGTCTTTTCTCAGGACTGTTTTAAACAACTCTGTCATCATTCATCCTCCAGGCTTCTATATCATTGGATTTCAGTCATTTCCCTACATTAGTGTTTACATCATCTTTCTTGCATTTGTCTATGTGGTTACACTAGTGTTCAATAGTTTGTTGATCTACATAATTGCCTGCGACCGCTGCTTACACACTCCAAAATGTCTGGCTGTTGTCAACCTCGCAGTGACTGACATATTCTTAAATACAAGCACTATTCCCAGCATGATAAAGACATTTCTCTTTAAGGACAACTTCATCCCGTTCAACCTATGTTTGTTACAAATGTATGTCTACTATGCTTTTGCATCACTGGAGTCGTATGCGCTTGCTGTACTTGCCTACGACAGGTTAATCGCAATATGTCTCCCAATGCATCAGAACTTATTCAACACACTAAGGATCATGTCTTGCATTATTGGCCTGACTTGGGTTTATAATCTGGTGAGAGTCGCATATAGCACAGCCATCATGACTCGACTGTCTTTTTGTAACTCTGTCAGAGTGTTCAGCTATTTCTGTGACTATGCACCTGTGTTTAGACTGGCCTGTAATGATTACACAATGCAGTGGTCCATGGCCTCCACATCTAGTATGATAAACCTAATGGGGCCCTTTACTTTTATTCTTCTGTCATATGCCAGCATCCTGGTGACTGTGTTCAGGATGAAATCAGTAAGCAGTAGGATGAAAGCTCTGGCCACTTGTATTGAGCATATCATCCTTGTCGCTGTATTTTTCATTCCAATATTCAGCATTTTCTTGATGGGACTTTATGTGCGATCCATTGACCCGGACCAGCGTGTGCTGAGTTTGTCGCTAGCCTCTTGCATCCCACCCTGCATCAATCCTATTGTATATTCTTTGAAAACTAAAGAGATCAAAATCAGAGCCCTTGCACTTGTCCACAGAATGAAAACAAGCCCATGA
- the LOC121910533 gene encoding olfactory receptor 24-like, whose protein sequence is MSFLRTVLNNSVIIHPPGFYIIGFQTFPYISVYFIFLAFVYVVTLLFNSLVIYVIAFNHCLHTPKFLAVVNLSVIDVILNTCTIPSMIKIFLVKDNFIPFNLCLLQMFVYYTFGTLESYALAVLAYDRLIAICFPLRQNSINTVRSMCCIVGLTWCFSLGIISFSVGIMTRLSFCSSVKVFSYFCDYAPVFRLACNDYTMQWSVASLLTFLLLVGPFTFILLSYVSILVTVFKMKSLDSRVKALATCVEHLILVAVFYIPLITIFTIGFYLRLIDPDQRVLSLSLASCIPPCINPIVYSLKTKEIKIRAVALVRKHKIGTQQPDQLKSKPWGINKTLQKFRSST, encoded by the coding sequence ATGTCTTTTCTCAGGACTGTTTTAAACAATTCTGTCATCATTCATCCTCCGGGCTTCTATATCATCGGATTTCAAACATTTCCTTACATCAGTGTTTACTTCATCTTTTTAGCATTTGTCTATGTGGTTACACTGCTGTTCAATAGTTTGGTGATCTATGTAATTGCCTTTAATCATTGTTTACACACTCCAAAGTTTTTGGCTGTTGTCAATCTCTCAGTAATTGATGTGATTCTAAACACATGCACTATTCCCAGCATGATAAAGATATTCCTTGTTAAGGACAATTTTATTCCTTTCAACTTATGCTTGTTACAGATGTTTGTATACTATACATTTGGGACTTTGGAGTCATATGCGCTGGCTGTACTTGCCTATGACAGGTTGATCGCAATATGTTTCCCTCTGCGGCAAAACTCAATCAACACTGTGCGGAGCATGTGTTGTATTGTCGGCCTGACTTGGTGTTTTTCTTTGggaataatttcattttcagtagGTATAATGACTCGACTGTCTTTTTGCAGTTCTGTCAAAGTGTTCAGCTATTTCTGTGACTATGCACCTGTGTTTAGACTGGCCTGTAATGATTACACAATGCAGTGGTCCGTGGCCTCTTTGCTAACTTTCTTGCTCCTTGTAGGACCCTTTACTTTCATTCTTCTGTCCTATGTCAGCATCCTGGTGACTGTGTTCAAGATGAAATCACTGGACAGTCGGGTGAAAGCTCTGGCCACATGTGTTGAGCATCTCATCCTTGTGGCTGTATTTTACATTCCTCTTATTACCATCTTTACTATCGGGTTTTATCTGCGACTCATTGACCCAGACCAGCGTGTGCTGAGCCTGTCGCTGGCCTCTTGCATCCCACCCTGCATCAATCCTATTGTATATTCCTTGAAAACTAAAGAGATCAAAATCAGAGCTGTTGCATTGgtaagaaaacataaaattggcacacaacaaccagatcaACTTAAGAGCAAACCTTGGGGGATTAATAAAACCTTGCAGAAATTTAGGTCCTCAACGTGA